One part of the Vicinamibacteria bacterium genome encodes these proteins:
- a CDS encoding LemA family protein: MFGALVFLGIIVLLVVFLIGIYNRLVSLRNRYKNAFAQIDVQLKRRYDLIPNLVETAKAYMKHERETLEAVIQARNQALTAEKRAAAEPGDTGAMRGLTGAEAALTGAMGRLFALMESYPDLKANQNMMQLSQELTSTEDAVARARQAYNDAVTTYNTARERFPNVLVASSMGFAAAELFEVEIAQEREAPKVAF; this comes from the coding sequence ATGTTCGGAGCCCTGGTTTTTCTCGGCATCATCGTGCTCCTGGTCGTGTTTCTCATCGGCATCTACAACCGCCTCGTGTCGCTGCGCAATCGGTACAAGAATGCATTCGCGCAGATCGATGTCCAGCTCAAGCGCCGCTACGACCTCATTCCCAACCTGGTCGAGACGGCGAAAGCCTATATGAAGCACGAGCGTGAGACCCTCGAAGCAGTCATCCAGGCTCGAAATCAGGCCCTGACGGCGGAAAAGCGCGCCGCCGCCGAGCCCGGCGACACGGGTGCGATGAGGGGTCTCACGGGCGCGGAGGCGGCCCTGACCGGCGCGATGGGCCGGCTCTTTGCCCTCATGGAGTCCTACCCCGACCTCAAAGCCAATCAGAACATGATGCAGCTCTCGCAAGAGCTGACCTCGACCGAGGACGCCGTGGCCCGAGCGCGCCAGGCGTATAACGACGCGGTAACGACCTACAACACCGCCCGAGAGCGGTTTCCCAACGTCCTCGTCGCCAGCAGCATGGGCTTCGCGGCCGCGGAGCTCTTCGAGGTGGAGATCGCTCAGGAACGCGAGGCCCCGAAGGTCGCGTTCTGA